Sequence from the Amaranthus tricolor cultivar Red isolate AtriRed21 chromosome 1, ASM2621246v1, whole genome shotgun sequence genome:
attattattattattattgttattgttattgttattattattgttattgttattgttattattattattatcattattattatcattattattattattattattattattattattattattattattattattgttattgttattgttattgttattattattgttattattattattattattattattattattattattattattattattattattattactattattattattattattattattattattattattattatttttttattattattgttattgttattgttattgttattgttattgttattgttattattattattattattattattattattattattattattattattattattattattattattattattattatcattattattatgattattattattattattattattattattattattattattattattattattattattattatgattatgattattattattatgattattattgttattgttattgttattattattgttattgttattgttattattattattatcattattattatcattattattattattattattattattattattattattattattattattattattattattattattattgttattgttattattattattattattattattattattattattattattattattattattattattattgttattgttattgttattgttattattattgttattgttattgttattgttattgttattattattattattattgttattattattattattgttattattattattattgttattattattattattattattattattattattattattattattattattattgttattattgttattattattattgttattattgttattattattattattgttattattgttattattattgttattattattattattattattattattattattattattattattattattattattataattattattattattgttattattattattattattattattattattattattattattattattattattattattattattatatttattgttattgttattattatcattattattatcattattattattattattattattattattattattattattattattattaatattattattattattattattattattattattatttttattattattattattattattattattattattattattattattattgttattattattattattattattattattattattattattattattattattattagtattattattattattattattattattattattatcattattattatgattatgattattattattattattattgttattattgttattattattattgttattattgttattattgttattattattattattgttattattattattattgttattattattattattattattattattattattattattattattattattattattattattattattattattattattgttaatgttattattattattattattattattattattattattattattattattattgttattattattgttattattattattattattattattattattattattattattattactattattattatttttttttttattattattattgttattgttattgttattgttattgttattgttattgttattattattattattattattattattattattattattattattattattattattattaatattattattatcattattattatgattattattattattattattattattattattattattattatgattattattattatgattattattgttattgttattgttattattattgttattgttattgttattattattattatcattattattatcattattattattattattattattattattattattattattattattattattattattattattattattattgttattgttattgttattgttattgttattgttattgttattgttattgttattgttattattattgttattgttattgttattgttattattattattattgttattgttattattatttttattgttattgttattgttattgttattattattattattattattattattattattattattattattattattataattattattattattattattattattattattattattattattattattattattattattattattattattattattattattatgattatgattattattattatgattattattgttattgttgttgttattattattattattattattattattattattattattattattattattattattattattattattattgttattattattattgttattgttattattattattattattattattattattattattattattattattattattattattattattattatttttattattattgttattgttattgttattattattgttattgttattgttattgttattattattgttattattattattattattgttattattattattattgttattattattattattattattattattattattattattattattattattattattattattattcttattatcattattattattattattattattattattattattattattattattattattattattataattattattatttttattattattgttattgttattgttattattattgttattgttattgttattgttattattattattattattattattattattattgttattattattattattattgttattattattattattattgttattattattattgttattattattattattattattattattattattattattattattattattattattattattattattattattatcattatcattatcattatcattatcattatcattatcattatcattatcattatcattattataatcattattattattattattattattattattattattattattattattattattattgttattattattattgttattattgttattaatgttattattattattattgttattattattattattgttattgttattcttattattattattatcattattattattattattattattattattattattattattattattattattattattattattattattcttattattattattattattattattattattattattattattattattatcattattattatgattatgattattattattattattattgttattattgttattattattattgttattattgttattattattattgttattgttataattcttattattgttattattataattattgttattattattattaatattattattattattattattattattattattattattattattattattattattattaatattattgttgttgttattattattattattattattattattattattattattattattattattattattattattattattattgttattattgttattattattattgttattattgttattattattattattgttattattgttattattattgttattattgttattattattattattgttattattgttattattattattattattattattattattattattattattattattattgttattgttattattattgttattgttattattattattattattgttattattattattattgttattattattattattgttattattattattattgttattattattattattattattattattattattattattattattattattattgttattattgttattattattattgttattattgttattattattattattgttattattgttattattattgttattattattattattgttattattattattattattattattattattattattattattattattataattataataattattattattgttattattattattattattattattattattattattattattattattattattattattattattattatatttattgttattgttattattattgttattgttattattatcattattattatcattattattattattattattattattattattattattattattattattattattattattattattattattactattattattattattattatttttattattattgttattgttattgttattattattcttattgttattgttattattattattattattattattattattattgttattattattattattattgttattattattattattattgttattattattattgttattattattattattattattattattattattattattattattattattattattattattattattattatcattatcattatcattatcattatcattattattattattattattattattattattattattattattattattattattgttattattattattattattattattattattattgttattattattattgttattattgttattaatgttattattattattattgttattattattattattgttattgttattcttattattattattatcattattattattattattattattattattattattattattattattattattattattattattattattattattattattattattatgattattattattattcttattattattattattattattattattattattattattattattattattattattattattatcattattattatgattatgattattattattattattattgttattaatgttattattattattgttattattgttattattgttattattattattgttattgttataattcttattattgttattattataattattgttattattattattaatattattattattattattattattattattattattattattattattattattattattattattattattattattgttgttattattattattattattattattattattattattattattattattattattattattattattattattgttattattgttattattattattgttattattgttattattattattgttgttattattgttattattattgttattattattattattgttattattattattattattattattattattattattattattattataattataattattattattattgttattattattattattattattattattattattattagtattattattattattattatatttattgttattgttattattattgttattgttattattatcattattattatcattattattattattattattattattattattattattattattattattattattattattattattatttttattattattgttattgttattgttattattattgttattgttattgttattgttattattattgttattattattattattattgttattattattattattgttattattattattattattattattattattattattattattattattattattattattattcttattatcattattattattattattattattattattattattattattattattattattatttttatttttattattattgttattgttattgttattattattgttattgttattgttattgttattattattattattattattattattattattgttattattattattattattgttattattattattattattgttattattattattgttattattattattattattattattattattattattattattattattattattattattattattattattattattattatcattatcattatcattatcattatcattatcattatcattatcattatcattatcattattattattattattattattattattattattattattattattattattattattattattattattattattattattattgttattattattattgttattattgttattaatgttattattattattattgttattattattattattgttattgttattcttattattattattatcattattattattattattattattattattattattattattattattattattattattattattattcttattattattattattattattattattattattattattattatcattattattatgattatgattattattattattattattgttattattgttattattattattgttattattgttattattattattgttattgttataattcttattattgttattattataattattgttattattattattaatattattattattattattattattattattattattattattattattattattattattattgttgttgttgttattattattattattattattattattattattattattattattattattattattattattgttattattgttattattattattgttattattgttattattattattattgttattattgttattattattgttattattgttattattattattattgttattattgttattattattattattattattattattattattattattattattattattattattattattgttattgttattattattgttattgttattattattattattattgttattattattattattgttattattattattattgttattattattattattattgttattattattattattattattattattattattattattattattattattattattattattattgttattattgttattattattattgttattattgttattattattattattgttattattgttattattattgttattattattattattgttattattattattattattattattattattattattattattattattataattataattattattattattgttattattattattattattattattattattattattattattattattattattattattattattattattattatatttattgttattgttattattattgttattgttattattatcattattattatcattattattattattattattattattattattattattattattattattattattattattattattattattattattattatttttattattattgttattgttattgttattattattcttattgttattgttattattattattattattattattattattattattattgttattattattattattattgttattattattattattattgttattattattattgttattattattattattattattattattattattattattattattattattattattattattattattattattattattattattatcattatcattatcattatcattatcattattattattattattattattattattattattattattattgttattattattattattattattattattattgttattattattattgttattattgttattaatgttattattattattattgttattattattattattgttattgttattcttattattattattatcattattattattattattattattattattattattattattattattattattattattattattattattattattattattattattatgattattattattattcttattattattattattattattattattattattattattattattattattattattattatcattattattatgattatgattattattattattattattgttattaatgttattattattattgttattattgttattattgttattattattattgttattgttataattcttattattgttattattataattattgttattattattattaatattattattattattattattattattattattattattattattattattattattattattattattattattattattattattattattgttgttattattattattattattattattattattattattattattattattattattattgttattattgttattattattattgttattattgttattattattattgttgt
This genomic interval carries:
- the LOC130826905 gene encoding uncharacterized protein LOC130826905 produces the protein NNYNNNNNNNNNNNNNNNNNNNNNNNNNKNNNNNNNNNNNNNNNNNNNNNNNNNNNNNNNNNNNNNNNNNNNNNNNNNNNNNNNNNNNNNNNNNDNNNDNNNNNNNNNNNNNNNNNNNNHNNNNHNNNNNNNNNNNNNNHNNNDNNNINNNNNNNNNNNNNNNNNNNNNNNNNNNNNNNNNNNNNKKKNNNNSNNNNNNNNNNNNNNNNNNNNNNNNNNNNNNNNNNNNNNINNNNNNNNNNNNNNNNNNNNNNNNNNNNNNNNNNNNNNNNNNNNNNNNNNNNNNNNNNNNNNHNHNNND
- the LOC130826898 gene encoding uncharacterized protein LOC130826898, which translates into the protein NNNNNNNNNNNNNNNNNNNNNNNDNNNNKNNNNNNNNNNNNNNNNINNNNNNNNNNNNNNNNNNNNNNNNNNNNNNNNNNNNNNNNNDNDNDNDNDNNNNNNNNNNNNNNNNNNNNNNNNNNNNNNNNNNNNNNNNNNNNNNNNNNNNNNNNNNNKNNNNNNNNNNNKNNNNNNNSNNNNNNNNNNNNNNNNNNNNNNNNNDNNNDNNNNNNNNNNNNKYNNNNNNNNNNNNNNNNNNNNNNNNNNNNYYNYNNNNNNNNNNNNNNNNNNNNNNNNNNNNNNNNNNNNNNNNNNNNNNNNNNNNNNNNNNNNNNNNNNNNNNNNNNNNNNNNNNNNNNNNNNNNNNNNNNNNNNNNNNNNNNNNNNNNNNNNNNNNNNNNNNNNNNNNNNNNNNNNNNNNNNNNNNNNNNNNNNNNNNNNNNNNNNNNNNNNNNINNNNNNNNNNNNNNNNNNNNINNNNNNNYNNNNNKNYNNNNNNNNNNNNNNNNNNNNNNNNNNHNHNNNDNNNNNNNNNNNNNNNNKNNNNNNNNNNNNNNNNNNNNNNNNDNNNN